A region of the Diceros bicornis minor isolate mBicDic1 chromosome 30, mDicBic1.mat.cur, whole genome shotgun sequence genome:
AGGGCGCCCGCCACGCTCAGCGTGCTGTTGTTGCTCGACAGGCCGATGTTGAGCGCTCCCGGGGGCGCGCGCCAGCTGATCTGGGCGGGGGGCCAGGCCTCGGCGCGGCAGGTCAACGTGAAGTTCCCGCCTGGCCGCACGCCCCCCGGAGGCGAGGCGGCCAGCTCGGCCACCACCGGCCGGTCTGCAGGGGACAGAAGGATGAAGGGGGGCTCAGCGCCCGCCCAGCCGCCGCCCAAGTGGCCCCCTTCCGCCCACCACAATCTGAGAGCACCCCTCCTCGGATGGGCAGGCGAGGACCCTGCCTCGCGTAAGTGCCACATCCCCCTACAGTCGGGCTGTTGTCCCGAGTTTTCATTACCCTCAGATTTAAGCCGGGAGTCCTTGTTCCCGAGAATGGGACTGGGGGAGGTGCCCTTGAATTCCCCAGGGCAATCCCACCGCTGCAAGTCACTATTCTGGGGACCGAGTGCCTCTATCTGGTGGTGTCCCCACTCACATTCCACGCCCACCGTGACAGTCCGGGCGTCCGTGCCATGCGCGTTGGTGGCCAGGCAGCGGTAGGTGCCCGCATCCTCTCGGGACACGCGCAGCCGCTGAGGCCGGGGCGCGCCCTCCCGGGAGCAGCGCACCTGTGGGGAGGGGCGACCCCGGGCGGCGCAGGCCAGCGCCGCAGCGGCAGCCCCTTCCAGCCACGTCTGGTGACTCGGGCAGGTGGACTCATCCATTTGCGGCGGCGCTGCAAAGCCATTATGGGGGGCGTCAGGGAGGGGCCGGACCCGGGGCACCCCTGACTCCCCGCCAGCCTGGGCCCCGCTCACACTCCGCGCTCACGGCGACCGTCTTGACCGTGGAGCCGTGCCGGTTGGTGGCGTTACAGATGTAGATACCGGGTGCGAGGTCACTAGGGATGCTGGGGGCTCTGGGACTAGAGTCTGGGGGTGCTAGCGGCAGCAGCACCCCCTCGCTGCTGCCTCCTGAGCCGACGCACTCCACTCTTGGCTCTGGCTTCCCATCCACCTCACACGAAAATAGCCGCCCAGATCCTTCCACCCACGTCCAGTTGCTGGGGCAGCCCAGGTCCTCAAAACTGGGTCCATCTGCGGAGCAGAGGGTCACACAGGGACTGGAAGTCAGGCTAGGGTCAACCCGACATACCCTGTCTTGTCCCGTGCTGCCCTCGCTCACATTCCACCGTGACAGCCACATTTTTGGCGGCAGAGCCTCGAGCATTGGTGGCTTCGCAGCGGTACGTGCCCGCGTGCTCCCGGGCCACGTGCAGCAGGCCCTCGATGACTCGGGCCTCCCCGGAGCGCACACAGCTCACGTTGGGCGGCGGGACCCCGTGGGCCACACAGCTCAGTGAGGCCTCGGTTCCTTCCAGCCATGTAATACGTTCCGGGCAGCCCACGCTGTCCAGCGCTGGGGCGTCTGGAGGGTGGAGCGTTGGTGGGTTTGAGGTTTGGGGACCGGCCAATTGTCCTTAGACCCTCTTTCCTGTCCCAGGGCGGCCACAAAGGGTTGGGCATGCTGCGCACTGCACAGGGACGCCGAACCAAAGGCATTTCGCGCAAACCCTGAGGGGCGCCTTTTTCTAATTTCCACAAAGCGCCCACAGGACCCTCCTCCAGTCTTCAGCCTAAAAATTGTGAGACGGCTAGGAGTGCCCACCCTTCCAAGACTCCACCCAAACGCCACGCCCCGACCCCTATGGACACGCCTACtccttcccctccatccttcccttATCTTCCCCTAATCCTGCTCACCAGACTCTTTTCCAAAATTTCGCCCAAAGGCACACCTCAGGCCCTGCTTCCACTCTTCCCTGTAGGCTGGCCACCCCGAGCCCCTGAAATCCAGACAGAGATGCGCCCCGCGCACCCCCACTCACACTCCACCGTCAGCGTCACGTCCTGGACCGCCTCGCCCCGGGCATTGGCGGCGGTGCAGCGGTAAGTGCCGGCCAGCGCGCGAGTGACCGGACCCAGCAGGCCCAGCGCCAGCACAGCCCCGCCGTCGGGGCGCGCGCAGTGCACCGAGGGCGCGGGGTTCCCGCGGGCCTCGCAGCGCAGCGTCTGCTCTGGGCCCTCCGgccaggtccagctcctgggacaGCCCGAGTCGTCTAGCCGGGGGGCGTCTGCGGGGCAGGGGCGTGGGATACAGAGATGCTAGACGTGGGCCGTGAGAAAAGGGCCCACTTCCGCGACACGGCCAGGGACCGGGCAGGTCCTTGGAGATCCCGAGGAGGGAGGCGCGAGGTTGAAGGCCAACTCACACAGGACGCGCAGCTCTGCGCTCTCGTTCTTGCTCAGCGTCTCCCCGTCCACCTCGAGAGTGGCGTCGCAGAAGAAGCTGCGCCCGTCGTCGTCCTCGGTGGCGTTTACGTGGAGCTGGGCGGGCTGCCCCGGGCCCGCGGCTGGAACTCCATCCAGCGTAACCAGGGCTTGGGTCCCCGCTGCGCAGGTTACTGTCACCATGTTCCCCTCGGCGGCGCTGGGCTCGCTCAGGGTCAGGAGCGGCGCGGGGAAGCCTGGGGGCGGGGCATCGGCCGGGAGTCCACTGACCACGCCCCTCCTGCGGGCCAAGGGTGCCCCTGACCTGCGCGAACCTCCCCGCGCTGCAGCCAAACCATGGGCACCGTGCCCCGCCTCCCCGGCTGCTCAGGCTCCgccccctcgccccgcccccttGAGGTGGTCAGGCCACATCCCTAGGGATCCTCGCGGGTTTGCGACCTTCCCCTTGGGGCGGCTCTGACTCCACCTCTCCAGCTATCCAGTCTCGGTCCTCCATCTGCTCGGCCCCTTCGGGATTCGGGCCCCGCCCGTTCCGGTACTAAGGCCCTGCCCCCTCTTTGCCCCGCCCCCTCTCTGCCCCGCCCCACGTTCCTCTGGCTCCACCCCCGAGCCGCGGCGGTCCCCCCTCGCTCCCTCTTACTGTAGACAGTCACGTTCTCCCGGGTCTCGCGGCTCTCGCCCCCCAGGGTCACGCTGCAGACCAACTGCCTGGCGCCCTCCTGCTCTGCGCTCGCTACGGCTGTGGCAGTGGCCATGAGCGCGTCCCCTTCGAGGGTGACATCGGGACTCAACCTCTGGTCCCCCAGCGCCAAGTAGACCTCTGCCTCCGAGGCTGGAAACAGCCCATCCAGGGCGCAGCTCACCGGTCTTTCTGAGCCCACTTCCAAGAGCCGGGGGGCGGCGAGGCGCGGGGGTTCCGGAGACAGGGCTGGGGGTCAAAGGACAGAACTTTGACTTCTGTGTTGAACGCTCAATATGTACTAAGCGCTTTACAGGCACTATCTTATCGAATTATCCTCAAGGCGCAAAGAGGAAAACAACTTTCAGCTGGTGAGTGTTGAAGTAAGGCTTAGAATTCAGATTTCTCTGCCTCCAACTTAAACGGCAGCCCGACCCCACTTGGTCCCCTTCTTCTCTCCATACCCACTCACCGAAGGTTCGGAGCTCTCTGGATGCCGAGCTGTTTTCGAACAGCCCCAGGCCGTGCGGCCGCAGGTCCAGCTCCGCGCGGCACGAGAAATTGGCCCCATGGTCCTCCCTCCGCGCCAGCACGGTGGCCGTGAGCACCGCGCCCCGCGCTCGGGGTGGCTCCCCGGCGAAGCTGCGGCGGATCAGCTCCTGGGCACCCCGCAGCAGCGTCAATGTGAGGCTCCCACGAGGCCCGGCACCGGGCACCCTACAGCTCAGGGTGAAGTTCTCGCCCACAGGCTGCCAGGCAGGCAGCGGCACCAGCTCCACGCGATCCGGCCGCTCTGCAAGGGGGGAACTACCGCTCTTGGAAACGCGGGGGCTCAGCTGGACGTGGCTTGGAACCCAGGGGCCAAGAGGGGAGGGCATGGGGATCCAGACAGCGGAGCTTGAAGGGGAGGACCCCGTGAcccagggggcggggcctggaagAGAGGGAAAGTAGTGGAGTACGAGCGTGGCCACTGGGAACTCACGAAAAGTGCGAATGAGCCCACGCGCCTGCAGCGTGCGTCGCGCGCAGCGGAAGAAGCAGACGGGCTGAGTCTCCGGCTCGCGGATGTCCACCAGCTGCCGCGCCAGCCAACGCAAACCCCTCTGGGTCCCATTCCGGCGCAGAGAGGTCTCCAAGCCACCGCGCTCGGGCCGTGGGCAGTTGGTGCTGCAATTCAGCCACAGCGATCCCCCGCGCTCCACGAGCGCCACGCGGGGCTGCAGGTCCGCCCAGAAAGGCTCTTGCGCGACCGCTGCCCGGGGAAACGCGGGCTCAGCCTGCGGAGCCACCTCCCTGGCATCTTAGCGCCCCCATGCCAAGTCAGGCATTCCCGGGGAATGAGCAGAGGTCGCAGCCGGGGAAGAACTCAGGAGTCCCgcgtcctgcccaggcctcaggtTTGGAGGTGAGCTCCCACGGTCCAAACCTCGAGGGTGTCTCTGGGACATGACAGCGGAGAGCCCTGGTCTCCAAGGTGCCCATGGAGTGATGGGAAagcatggggggaggggaagatgaGAGGAAAGATGGGGTCTTGGACGCAAACAGCAACGCTGGGAGGAGGGGACCTCGAGTGGGGGAAGGGAAACGAACTGGCTGGCTCTTAGGGTTCTcgctgggagaggaggagaccGAGGTTGAGGTGAGGGCAAAGGGGAGATCAGGCTGAGTCAAAGAGAAGTGCAGACCCCAAACCCGGGTGAAGAACAGGGAAAGAGGACGCGGGGCTGGGCTCATGGAAGGAACCGCGGGAACAGCGGAGGGACTCGGTTGCCGGGGCTCGGGGTGGAGCGGGAACAGCGCCTCTGAGTCACGACAGGTGGGGAGACCGGGTCTTCGCGGATCGCGAGTGGGGAGGATGCCAGTCCGTGGGCTACGGTGCATAGCAGAGCGTGAGGGGTACCCCGGAAAGGGGCAAGGGAGACATGGGGTCTCCAGGGCGCAAGGTTGGGTGCAGAAGAGCACCCAGGATCTCGAAGAGGGTAGGGTAGAGACCTAGGCGAGCGAGGAGGCGGGAAACTGGGTCTccagtgtgtgttggggggaaaaGGATAGAGGAGAACGCCCGGAGCTCAAGGTGGGAGCAGAAGCGTGGGAGCGAGGCGAGGGCGGAACCGGGAGGGGCTTGCGGCCGCCTCTCTGGTCCGGGAACTCCGCCCCCGCCCTGTCCACCTTGAGCGGGGACAGGCTCTTACCTGAGAGGCCGAGGAGCCCCAGGCCCAGGGCAGCCCAGAGGCCGAGCAGCGCCCGGCGAAGCCCCGGCGAGGGCCCTGGCATCGCCGCCGCGGGGGAAGCGCAGGAGGCGAGGGGAGCGCGAGCGCAGAGCTGGGCTAGAGGacggcgcggcgcggcgcggcgggTGGGGTGTGGAGGAGGCAGAGTTGCGCTCGGGGATTGGTTTAACGTTGGTAACTTGGTTTCCAAGGAGGGGGCGGCGGCAGAGGCGGCGGGGGGGCGGGAGGGCGAGCGTGCGCCAGGCTCTCGGCCTTGGTGAAGGCGTGCTGGCGGGAGCGAGCGACCCCCGGGGTCTACGTGGAGGCCGGCCCCGTCGCCCGGAGCCTTCTGGGGGCGGACGCGCGCTCCCGCGTCATCCTCGGCGGCGGCGCGGAGGTCGGGGGATGCTGGGTTGCCCTTCCgaaacccccaccccacccctagcTTAGATGCTATGATAATGAGCCGGACTCCGAGCTCCGCCCCCAGACTTTGCCCCTCCCACCAGCGCCCCTTGGGGCGGGGATTGATTTAGGGGCTAGGAGAGATTTGGGAAGCGCAAGATGGGGAAGGCACAGTTCCAGGGGAGGGTGTGAGGCTGCCTCGCTCGCTGATCCCTCCCCTTTTAACCCAAGGGAGCTGAGGGTACAGCCACGCCCCTAGTCCCCCCTCCGGCTCCGCCCCCGCACGCGACAGAGGGGGCGGGGACGAAAGTGCCAGCGACTCGGGGACACGTGTGCGTGCGCGCAGCGTTCGCGGGCGTCTAAATTAGGGTCCGCTCGGCTCCGGGTCTGTATTTACCCAGCGTGCAGCGGGCACGTGTCTACGCGGCGTGTGTGAGCGCTAGCCGCCGAAGAGCGCCCCAAATCCGCTTTCTGCGCGGCGGGCGGCGTCCTGGACCGCGTGGGCCCTGCCAGGCATCCAGTGCAGGCCCGGATTCTATGTCCACGCGAGACCAAGAGACCAACTGTGACACTTTCGACCCCGCAGCCAGGCCCCAAGCTTTGATACCCACACTCCCCCACCCCACGTGCCCACCAGGCCCGGTGACTATCAGGACGTTGCCAGGACGCGAGTCTGTGACACCCCACGTGCACTGTCTGATTGCTCCTTCCCCAGAGTCACCACAAGGGTACCTTTTCTGCGTATCCACGTCCCTCAGTATGTCCATGTGACCCCGCCCATTTGTGCTCTTACTCCCAACGCTGATGGTGAACCCTGGGGATCAGTGGTCGCCCCACCCCAGTCCTCTAGGAAAGTGCAGGATCTAAAGTGGCCGGGGGATGGGAAAGGAAACTTAACATCCAATCAGAGCCACTGCGTGGTAGCGGCGGAGCCAATCAGGAAAAGCCATACGAGAACCAGCCCTCCCACAGGCCGAAGCCCTCCAGGGCCCATTCTTTGCCCATCTGGACCGCACCGATAATGCCCGCAGGAGAGTTTTTTGCTACACCGGCTGGGAATGTAGAGGAATTGGGGCTCCGGGGACCAGAGTGAGGAAATCACAGGTGCCTTCAGGGAGACAAAGAACTTGGAGAAAGGGATTGAGGCCAGGCCACAAAAGAAGACCAGTTCCTTGGAGGAGATGCGCTAATGGGGCATCTTTAGACCGCGGGACAGAGGCTGGCTGAGAAAGGCTTTATTGATCCAAGCAGGGTTCCCCAAATTGTTTCAGATTCTTTTTTCCCCAGCCGGCCTGGACGACCCCCTCTACTCCCGGGACTGCATCGATTGGCACTTTCGCAGGTAGGCGACCCCCACGACGAGAAGGACCCCCACAAGGGCTGCGATGGACGTGGAGGCCAAGGCTGTGGACGTGAGGCTCCAAGCTAGGGACAGGAGGTGAGAATTAGGAAGGGAGCACATGGAGGTGTGACAACTCGCATGGAGCTCATGCTTGGCCCGCGCACCCTCCTGGGGTCATAACCCATCCCCAGCCCTCCTCAAGTCCCCAGGATTACAAGGGTGCCTCACCGCGAACTGGCAGCGTAATGGGTGCCGAGCTGCTTCGGACCACTAGGCCGTCGAGATTGAGGCGCGCGTGGCACGTCACGGGCTGCCAGAGGTCGTGGGGCCTGGCTCGAAACGCGTGAGTCAGCGTCACATTGGCCAGACCCAAGCCCTTGAAGCGCTCCAGGCTCTCGGAGTAGATGACCTGGCCGCCGCGCCTCAGAGTCACCACCAGGAAGCCCACGGGGAACACGTGTGTCACGTGGCAGCGCAGAGTGTACTCGCTGCCCACGAGGACCGGAGGCTCCAGGATCACGCTGCCCGGCTCTTCTAAAGCGAGAGGGGGCCGCTGAGCAAGGTCCGCGGGCGCCCCCTAGCGCGACACTGTCAACTGCCCCTCTctggccccctcccctctccccagcccggcCTGAGCCCGGCCCTCACTATAGGCGTTAATCCTGGCTGTGGCCCTCCGCGTCTCTCCTGCGCAGGTGACGAGGCAGAGCACGTCGGAGCTCCAGGCCCTCACGTCCAGCAGCTGGTAGGACACCCAGCCTGTCCCATTGAGCGTCTGGCCCCGCCGCAGCTGGGTGCGCAGGCTGGAACCATCCGGCAGGGGGCAGCTGCTGCTGCAGTTGAGCCACACCGAGCTCCCGGGGCGCACGGCCGCGAACTCGGGGCTTATGCGTACCCAGAAGGGCGCCGGAGAGCTGCCCCCGGGGCCTTGCGTCCGCGCAGCCCGCCGCCTCCGCGCGCTCCCACCTTCCGGGTAGGCGGCTGCCAGCAAGACCAGCAGCGAGAGGGGGAACAGAGACCCCATGGCAAAGAGCCCGCACTGAGGGGCCCCGCGCCAGGGAGCCAAGGCTGGCTCTGAAGATAAGAAGGCCCGCAGCCCCGCCTCCTCGGCCCCACCCAGAGAGCGCGCCAGAGGCCCCTGGAAGACCCAAAAGCCCTTCAATATATACACACCCCTCCCTCGGCTCAAAAATGAAATTTCTGACCCCATTATAAACCAactgtcattttaattttcaccAGAGTCTCAAACGGTCCTAACAAGCCCCAGACTTGGATTCGAGCCTCTGGGATGGGCCTTGAACTGGCAGCCTTTTCTTGGCGGCGGAAGTGAGAGGACAGATCTGTGGCTCCCACTGGACATGACAGCCCCCCCAACTCACAGGAGGCTGGGCcaaggaaaaagctttattagcATAGGGAGAGGCTTCCGGAGCTGCCCCGCCAAGTCCTCTCCTCCACACGGCCTGCAGGGAGGGCCCTCATCGCCGCAGGAATTTGGAGCTCCCGGAGCGTCTGTTCTTGTACTTCTCTGAGATGGAGACGGGTAGGAAAAGGCAGGAGCACACAGGGGTCGGGCATAGTTTCATGGGACTCGTGGCTTAGCTGCCAAGGAGTGGGCATGCCACCAAGTCCTCGTGAGCACTAGCAGAGATGTGTATGGGCAGATAGGGGGCTAACAGGTCAGCACCAGTGCTAGGGGAGTAAGGGCTCAGTGGGTCATCCCTGGGCATGTCACCAGCTAAATCATGTGGCCATTGATAGTCCCCTTCCAGGGGAAATCGGCTTGGCCAATGAAGTGGGGAATTCCAGCCCCACTTGATCTGTGGCCAGGGACTCTTGTGCAGTGCACGGCCAGTACAACTGTACCTGGTGACCTTGAATGAGATTagactgagaacttcccaagggCTGGAACCTATGTTCATCCTGTTGACCATCCTAGCCCGCAtaaaaggcactcaataaatagctaGTAAAAgaacgaatgaataaatatatcatCAAGAGTTGGGGACAGTCAGTGGACAGCAGCGCCAGAGCTGGCATCTGGCAGAAGAAGGGTGGGGATCTGTGTTTCGATGCTGCGTGTCTGCGCAGGGCCACTTCTTCATTAGGACTGTAGGGCCTCAGTGCACACAGTAGTGGTCAGTTTCAGTGGCTCCCAGGTGGGCGTCCCCACGTCGGAGGTATGTGTCTCTGTCGCTGCCCCTCCGGCCAGGTAGACGTTGCCATTCCTCACAGTCAAGCCTCCTTGTGGCTCAGTCTTGTGACTGCAGGTCAGGTGTGAGGCCTGGGGGTCTTGGTGTACAGGCGCCACGACCCCAAATGCTGTCTATATCCTGACTGAGGCCTCTCTCTTGCCCTCTGGCGTCCTGGGAGGGTGGGTGCAGCGGAATGGCGCACGTCCACCATTGTTCGATGTGGCACCACTGCCACggtgtgggggctgaggaggAGGCCCCATCCGGGCACAGGCTCAGGGCGGTGTGGCTGGTGTGTTCAGTTTCAGGGCGGCCGCCTCCGCGGCCTTCTGTAGCCTGTACTTTTGGATCTTCCGCTGGCGGTTGTAGAGGTAAGCGGCTGTGCCCAGAGTGCCCAAGACGCCAGCAACTGTGACCAGAATGATGATGGCCAGCTTATTCTCGTGGTCTGTGGGGAGGACACAGAGGGCGGAAAGGGGTGAGCTGGGCTCatggcccctgcccctgcccggcCCCGAACACTGGCACACTTACAGATCACGATCACGACCACGTCCCGGGTGACCTCCCCTTGAGAGCTCTTCGCCTGACACTTGTAGGTGCCCGCAATCTCCCGTGTGACAGGCTTCAGGTCCCCGATGGGCAGCTGAGCCCCATCCCATTTCCGGGAACAGTTCAGCTCGGGGGTCGGGTTCCCAGAGGCCTTGCACCTCAGGGTCTGCGTCGAGCCTTCCTGCCACGTCCAGTTGCCCAGGCAATCCTTCTTGTCTAGTTTGGGGCCGTCTGGAGAAACACAGCAAGATGAGGGAAGGGCTCGGGGACCCGGGCACCCCTGGCCATCTAGGACTGGAGGACGTAGGGAGGAGTCTGGGGAGGGGGTCACCGGGGCGGGGGCAGGGTGGGCCTCAGAGGCCAGGAGCTCATGAGGTCTTAGGGGTCCAGCGGCCCCACTCACACAGGACACGGAGCTGCCGCGTCCGGGTCTTGCTTAGCACCTGCCCGGCCACCTCCAGGGCAGCGGAGCAGGAGAAGACGCGCTTGTCGTCCTCGGAGCTGGCGTTGAGAAGGACTCGGGCCCTCGAGGCGGGCTTCCCGGCTGCGGCCCCGCTCAGCGTCACCACGGCTCCAGCATGGGCCTCGCACTCCACGGTCACCACGGTCCCCTCCGAGACCTCGGGCTGGCTCAGCGTCAGGCTGGGAGCCGGGAAGCCTGGGGGCGGGGCATACAGTGAGCCCCGCCCCCGGCGTCGGCCCCGCCCCCGAAGCCCCACCCCTGCCTCCACTTACTGTAGACGGTCACTTTCTCCCACGTCGTCCGGGTCTGGTCTCCCAGCGTCACCTCACACACAAGCTTGTGGGGGCCCTGCTCCTCCGCGTGCGCCTTCACCAAGGCCGTGGCCGAGAAGGAGTCCCCCTTGTATGTGACCGTGGGCTGCAGCCTGCGGTCCCCCAGTCCCAGGTGGACCTCGGCCTCTGAGGCCGGGAAGAGCCCGTCCATGGTGCATTCCACCAGCTGCTCTCTCTCCACTTCCGCGACCAGGCCAGAAAGGCGCGGGTTTGTCTCTGGCAGGACTGGCGAGAGAGGGTGAGTGTGAACGCAGAAGGGACCCACATCCTGAAGCCCTTTCCCGGGGCATTTTCATTCCCCCGCCTGCAGCATCCTCTTCCCGGGAGACTCTGCGGCCTGGGTCACCCCCATCTCCACCACCCCAGTGGCCTGGAACGTGCTCTTCCCAGAAGCCTTGGCAATCTAGGTCACCACCTTCTCAGTCCCCCCACGGCCAGGGGCCCTCCTTCCCAAGAACCCTGTACCCCGCGAGGGAACATCCCCTGAGCCCATCCTTCCTGGGGTTCCCCAATGCCTCACCGAAGGTTCGGAGCTGCCTGGGGGCCGAGCTGTTCTGGAACAGTCCCAGCCCTTGGGGCCGCAGGTCCAGTTCGGTGCGGCACGAGAAATTGGCGCCGTGGTCCTCTCTGCGGGCCAGCACGGTGGCGTTGACCTGGGTGGCCTCCCCCACGGCCGGCTGCcggctcagctcctcctccccgcGGAGCAGCACCACCGTGAGGCTGGCGCGGGGCGCCCCGCCCGCCACCTGGCAGCTCAGCGTGAGGTTCTCGCCCACGGGCTGCCAGGGGGGCAGGGGGGCCAGCTCCACGAGACTGGGGGTCCCTgggggacaggagggaggagtGTCCTGTGAGCTGGGCAGGCCACCCGCCAGCAGGGGGCGCTGGGGCGCTGCCCGCACCTGTCCCGGGAGTCTCACCACGCTGTCCCCAAAATACACCCCAAACCACGTAAGCCAGACAGGAATGTTAAGAACTTCAGGGAAAACCCGTAAGAAGCCCCCAAGTGGTTGTGAAGGGCGCAAAACAATTCTTTTTTCACTGTAGCATCTAAAAGTGGAAACCAGCTTCCAAGTCTGTCACCACCAGGTGTCGGGTCAAATACTTGCAGTCAATTTCAGCTGCCCAGTCCACTCGAGATGGTTTTTAAAAGACCCCTGCTCCCCCTTTGCCTATCTTGgaattatttttctccaaagcaTCTCTCCCCCCTGACATACCAGATCACCTTCTCTATTCCCCCCGTGT
Encoded here:
- the ICAM1 gene encoding intercellular adhesion molecule 1; its protein translation is MAPGAARCAPALPALLALLGALLPGLGEAQVSLHPREAIIPRGGSVEVNCSAPCSHVGLETYLNKTEVASGHNWKTFRLSNVQEDSSPICFANCDPKPQMLDSMNLTVYWTPSLVELAPLPPWQPVGENLTLSCQVAGGAPRASLTVVLLRGEEELSRQPAVGEATQVNATVLARREDHGANFSCRTELDLRPQGLGLFQNSSAPRQLRTFVLPETNPRLSGLVAEVEREQLVECTMDGLFPASEAEVHLGLGDRRLQPTVTYKGDSFSATALVKAHAEEQGPHKLVCEVTLGDQTRTTWEKVTVYSFPAPSLTLSQPEVSEGTVVTVECEAHAGAVVTLSGAAAGKPASRARVLLNASSEDDKRVFSCSAALEVAGQVLSKTRTRQLRVLYGPKLDKKDCLGNWTWQEGSTQTLRCKASGNPTPELNCSRKWDGAQLPIGDLKPVTREIAGTYKCQAKSSQGEVTRDVVVIVIYHENKLAIIILVTVAGVLGTLGTAAYLYNRQRKIQKYRLQKAAEAAALKLNTPATPP
- the ICAM5 gene encoding intercellular adhesion molecule 5 encodes the protein MPGPSPGLRRALLGLWAALGLGLLGLSAVAQEPFWADLQPRVALVERGGSLWLNCSTNCPRPERGGLETSLRRNGTQRGLRWLARQLVDIREPETQPVCFFRCARRTLQARGLIRTFQRPDRVELVPLPAWQPVGENFTLSCRVPGAGPRGSLTLTLLRGAQELIRRSFAGEPPRARGAVLTATVLARREDHGANFSCRAELDLRPHGLGLFENSSASRELRTFALSPEPPRLAAPRLLEVGSERPVSCALDGLFPASEAEVYLALGDQRLSPDVTLEGDALMATATAVASAEQEGARQLVCSVTLGGESRETRENVTVYSFPAPLLTLSEPSAAEGNMVTVTCAAGTQALVTLDGVPAAGPGQPAQLHVNATEDDDGRSFFCDATLEVDGETLSKNESAELRVLYAPRLDDSGCPRSWTWPEGPEQTLRCEARGNPAPSVHCARPDGGAVLALGLLGPVTRALAGTYRCTAANARGEAVQDVTLTVEYAPALDSVGCPERITWLEGTEASLSCVAHGVPPPNVSCVRSGEARVIEGLLHVAREHAGTYRCEATNARGSAAKNVAVTVEYGPSFEDLGCPSNWTWVEGSGRLFSCEVDGKPEPRVECVGSGGSSEGVLLPLAPPDSSPRAPSIPSDLAPGIYICNATNRHGSTVKTVAVSAESPPQMDESTCPSHQTWLEGAAAAALACAARGRPSPQVRCSREGAPRPQRLRVSREDAGTYRCLATNAHGTDARTVTVGVEYRPVVAELAASPPGGVRPGGNFTLTCRAEAWPPAQISWRAPPGALNIGLSSNNSTLSVAGALGSHGGEYECAATNAHGRHTRRITVRVAGPWLWVAVGGAAGGAALLAAGAGLAFYVRSTACKKGEYNVQEAESSGEAVCLNGAGGGAGRGAGAEGGAEAAGCAEAPAEGEVFAIQLTSA
- the ICAM4 gene encoding intercellular adhesion molecule 4, giving the protein MGSLFPLSLLVLLAAAYPEGGSARRRRAARTQGPGGSSPAPFWVRISPEFAAVRPGSSVWLNCSSSCPLPDGSSLRTQLRRGQTLNGTGWVSYQLLDVRAWSSDVLCLVTCAGETRRATARINAYKEPGSVILEPPVLVGSEYTLRCHVTHVFPVGFLVVTLRRGGQVIYSESLERFKGLGLANVTLTHAFRARPHDLWQPVTCHARLNLDGLVVRSSSAPITLPVRAWSLTSTALASTSIAALVGVLLVVGVAYLRKCQSMQSRE